From one Synergistota bacterium genomic stretch:
- a CDS encoding Ni/Fe hydrogenase subunit alpha has product YKINESGEIIKANLIVATVNNNNAMNKAVELVAKEYIKGPDVKEGFLNMVEVAIRCYDPCLSCATHALGKMPLEVLIYDSEGNGLRKLVRDL; this is encoded by the coding sequence CTATAAGATAAACGAATCTGGAGAAATTATTAAAGCTAACCTTATAGTGGCAACCGTTAACAACAACAATGCTATGAATAAAGCAGTTGAGCTTGTAGCAAAGGAGTATATAAAGGGACCGGATGTTAAGGAAGGATTCCTTAACATGGTTGAGGTGGCGATAAGATGCTATGACCCATGTCTTTCATGTGCAACTCACGCTCTCGGTAAAATGCCGCTTGAGGTTTTGATCTACGATTCAGAAGGTAATGGGCTCAGGAAG